In Populus nigra chromosome 10, ddPopNigr1.1, whole genome shotgun sequence, the following proteins share a genomic window:
- the LOC133705867 gene encoding uncharacterized protein LOC133705867 translates to MWWMMNENGGHYCSKKSDDICEDICGQDSGRILSMSRIRCILRGMDLKTYLLLFILVPTCVYGIYMHGQKISSFFRPVWESPPKTFNEIPHYYHENVSMENLCKLHGWGIREFPRRVYDAVLFSNELDILALRWKELYPYITQFVLLESNSTFTGKEKLLYFANHRDQFKFVEPRLTYGTIGGRFKKGENPFIEEAYQRVALDQLIKVAGISDDDLLIMSDVDEIPSRHTINLLRWCDDTPSVLHLRLKNYLYSFEFLKDIKSWRASVHRYQTGKTRYAHYRQADDILADAGWHCSFCFRRISEFIFKMKAYSHVDRVRFKRYLNPERIQRVICKGADLFDMLPEEYTFREIIGKMGPIPHSYSAVHLPSYLLENADKYKFLLPGNCLRESG, encoded by the exons atgtggtggATGATGAATGAAAATGGCGGCCATTACTGCTCCAAGAAGAGTGATGATATCTGTGAAGATATTTGTGGCCAG GACTCAGGGCGAATTTTGAGCATGTCCAGAATCCGGTGTATTCTTCGTGGCATGGATTTAAAGACATATTTGCTTCTGTTTATACTCGTGCCAACCTGTGTCTATGGTATTTACATGCATGGACAGAAGATCTCATCCTTTTTCCGGCCAGTATGGGAATCCCCACCAAAAACGTTCAATGAAATCCCACACTATTATCATGAGAATGTGTCGATGGAGAACCTCTGCAAACTCCATGGTTGGGGAATTCGTGAGTTCCCGAGACGTGTTTATGATGCAGTGTTATTCAGTAATGAATTGGACATCCTTGCTTTGCGATGGAAAGAATTGTACCCTTACATTACACAGTTTGTTCTCCTTGAATCTAATTCAACCTTCACTGGGAAAGAAAAGCTTCTCTATTTTGCCAACCATCGAGATCAGTTTAAATTTGTTGAGCCCAGGTTGACCTATGGAACTATCGGAGGGAGGTTTAAGAAAGGAGAGAACCCATTTATCGAAGAGGCATACCAGCGAGTAGCATTGGACCAACTTATCAAAGTAGCAGGGATTTCTGATGATGACTTGCTTATAATGTCAGATGTTGATGAGATACCGAGCAGACACACTATCAATCTCTTGAGGTGGTGTGATGACACTCCTTCAGTTCTTCATCTCCGGCTGAAAAATTATCTTTACTCTTTTGAGTTTCTCAAGGACATTAAAAGTTGGAGAGCTTCAGTCCACAGATATCAGACAGGCAAGACGCGATATGCACATTATCGCCAGGCAGATGACATTTTGGCAGATGCAGGGTGGCACTGCAGCTTTTGTTTCCGCCGTATAAGCGAGTTTATATTTAAGATGAAAGCTTACAGTCATGTTGATAGAGTCAGGTTCAAACGTTACTTGAACCCTGAAAGAATCCAGAGAGTAATTTGCAAGGGTGCTGATTTATTTGATATGCTTCCTGAGGAGTACACATTCAGGGAAATTATTGGGAAAATGGGACCAATTCCTCACTCCTATTCAGCTGTTCATCTTCCATCATATCTTCTGGAGAACGCTGACAAGTATAAATTTCTCTTGCCTGGGAACTGCTTAAGAGAAAGTGGGTGA